The following coding sequences are from one Ooceraea biroi isolate clonal line C1 chromosome 5, Obir_v5.4, whole genome shotgun sequence window:
- the LOC105285252 gene encoding ER membrane protein complex subunit 1 isoform X1 has protein sequence MASFAWTFRGNVNRFLIDAQILQCLLVLAGLFFNLSQCLYEDQVGKFDWRQNYVGKIKFASFDTVSTAKKIIVATEENVIAALNLKSGQILWRRVLEKGYGGRIRTLGGVADGDLISVSGGVPAIVRAWDLATGHILNEWPIAEQNTDRYESPFISFSTLGLYSSDRIKDVKWHIKDGTLHHILPIYNSGVEVTSYDSKTGEKLKTRRVSAPFISQETECVLAAPYLACLKGDSSLAVVFLVHLFDTNAQPQSVTINTIFGAGAQGPFRLESVRGEEPVISINADNDQRKRILIIGELPIPIQRDIAGDTTLYVVSVDNEKVLLETTYKNGKIEITAMNLSSSTPLPELSATLTHASVQSPTIMASVCPRQTKGVTCRHLLSSQDHSVALLQHNKLVWAREEALASIVAVEIIELPMSDRDQAIETEFDQKESIDVDSSWDVLSMFLRRITSQINQVRTFFQTILDLVPQQFNQRIDLVRDKFGLHKMIVVVTSAGKLYGIETRKGEIIWQLRLPNIRGFTKLSNTMILYVQRGSRHFPHPPQCALLAEDKESGEGVVYTFNPITGQPLDGLIKLGYRIKQSMLLHVATDDFLRGILILDARDKVHVFPDSATAVAASLGKSTYLFTADQTTGILSGFSLSYSTTQELIAHKVWELLLSPRNQKITQVVAKNPIERVHSQGRVLSDRSVLYKYINPNLVAVVTEGIGHAHKNTLNLYLLDVVSGAMIFSITHKRVHGPIHIVHSENWLVYSYFNEKGRRTEIATLELYEGKIQSNTTVFSSLATTKLPIVERQAFIFPASIEYMQETITEKGITSKHIIVALANGGILELPWMMVDPRRPVNHEMREEGVIPYMPEIPIHMDAIINYNQSVARVMGIHTSPSGLESTCLVFVYGLDLFYTRVAPSKTFDVLKEDFDYYLIVIVLAALLISSYVTKKLASQKAQKQAWK, from the exons ATGGCTTCGTTCGCGTGGACTTTCCGAGGGAACGTCAACCGGTTTCTCATCGACGCGCAGATCCTGCAATGCCTGCTCGTACTGGCGGGCCTGTTTTTTAACCTCTCTCAGTGCCTCTACGAGGATCAAGTCGGCAAATTCGATTG GCGACAGAATTACGTCGGCAAAATCAAGTTCGCCAGTTTCGACACGGTGTCCACGGCGAAGAAGATCATCGTCGCCACCGAGGAGAACGTCATCGCCGCGCTTAATCTCAAGTCAG gTCAAATATTATGGAGGCGAGTGTTGGAGAAAGGTTACGGTGGTCGCATCAGAACTTTAGGAGGTGTCGCGGATGGAGATCTTATTTCTGTCAGCGGAGGTGTCCCGGCCATTGTTCGTGCCTGGGATCTGGCAACTGGGCATATACTTAACGAGTGGCCAATAGCGGAACAAAATACTGATAG ATATGAATCtccatttatatcattttctacATTGGGCTTATATTCATCTGACAg GATAAAAGATGTAAAATGGCATATCAAAGATGGAACATTGCATCATATACTACCCATTTACAATAGTGGCGTTGAAGTAACATCTTACGACAGTAAGACTGGAGAGAAACTGAAGACTCGGAGGGTTTCTGCACCATTCATAAGTCAAGAAACAGA GTGTGTCTTGGCAGCTCCGTACTTGGCATGTTTGAAGGGAGACAGTTCTTTAGCTGTAGTGTTCTTAGTACATTTATTCGATACTAATGCACAGCCGCAGTCAGTTACGATAAACACGATATTCGGGGCTGGCGCGCAAGGGCCATTTAGACTAGAATCTGTGCGTGGAGAAGAACCTGTAATTTCCATTAACGCCGATAATGATCAGAGAAAGCGGATCTTAATTATCGGAGAACTTCCGATTCCTATACAACGAGACATCGCTGGCGATACAACGCTTTATGTTGTTTCCGTTGATAACGAGAAAGTACTTTTGGAAACAACGTATAAGAACGGA AAGATAGAAATAACAGCTATGAACCTATCATCATCCACACCTTTACCTGAATTATCGGCTACTCTGACTCACGCTTCTGTACAATCGCCGACTATAATGGCATCGGTTTGCCCTCGTCAAACGAAAGGGGTAACATGCCGTCACTTATTATCCTCGCAAGATCACAGCGTCGCGTTATTGCAACATAATAAACTGGTATGGGCGAGGGAGGAAGCACTCGCTAGTATTGTGGCTGTTGAAATCATAGAATTGCCCATGTCCGACAGAGATCAAGCTATCGAAACGGAATTTGATCAAAAAGAGA GTATTGATGTAGACAGTTCAT gGGATGTGCTGAGCATGTTTCTTCGGAGGATCACGTCGCAGATCAATCAAGTCCGAACGTTCTTTCAAACGATACTAGACTTAGTGCCTCAACAATTCAATCAACGTATCGATCTAGTCCGAGATAAATTTGGTTTGCACAAGATGATCGTAGTCGTTACATCCGCTGGAAAG tTGTACGGCATAGAAACCAGGAAAGGTGAAATTATTTGGCAGCTCAGACTACCTAACATTCGCGGTTTCACGAAACTATCTAACACAATGATCTTGTACGTACAAAGAGGTAGCAGGCATTTTCCGCACCCACCGCAGTGTGCATTGTTAGCAGAAGACAAG GAAAGTGGAGAAGGTGTCGTATATACTTTTAATCCGATTACTGGACAGCCGTTGGACGGACTGATAAAGCTTGGGTACAGGATAAAGCAGTCTATGCTACTCCACGTAGCGACTGACGATTTCCTACGCGGTATTCTCATTCTTGACGCACGGGATAAGGTGCACGTTTTTCCCGACAGCGCCACCGCAGTCGCAGCTTCGCTCGGGAAAAGTACATATCTTTTTACTGCGGATCAAACGACAGGAATATTGTCCGGCTTCTCTCTTTCGTACAGCACGACACAG GAACTGATCGCCCACAAAGTATGGGAGTTGTTACTCTCGCCAAGAAACCAGAAAATAACGCAAGTCGTAGCGAAGAATCCGATAGAACGCGTGCATTCTCAGGGGAGAGTCCTGAGCGATAGATCGGTGCTGTACAAGTACATCAATCCTAATTTGGTGGCAGTAGTGACCGAAGGTATTGGACATGCCCATAAAA ATACGCTTAATTTGTATCTACTGGACGTAGTATCCGGAGCTATGATTTTCTCGATCACGCACAAAAGGGTACACGGTCCAATTCACATTGTACATTCGGAAAATTGGTTGGTGTACAGTTATTTCAACGAGAAAGGACGTAGAACGGAGATTGCTACGTTAGAGCTCTACGAAGGGAAGATACAGAGTAATACCACAG TGTTCTCCTCCTTAGCGACAACGAAATTGCCAATTGTAGAGAGACAAGCCTTCATTTTCCCGGCATCTATTGAATATATGCAAGAAACAATCACTGAAAAGGGCATCACTAGTAAACATATAATCG TCGCTTTAGCTAATGGTGGAATACTAGAGTTGCCGTGGATGATGGTGGATCCACGAAGGCCTGTTAATCATGAAATGCGAGAGGAAGGAGTGATACCATACATGCCCGAAATTCCAATCCATATGGatgctattattaattataatcaaaGCGTTGCTAGGGTTATGGGTATTCATACTAGTCCCAGTGGCCTTGAAAGTACTTGTTTAGTCTTCGTATATGGTCTTG ATCTGTTTTACACGAGAGTGGCACCATCCAAAACGTTTGATGTATTAAAAGAAGATTTTGATTATTACCTTATTGTGATAGTGCTTGCGGCGCTGTTGATCTCATCGTACGTCACCAAAAAATTAGCATCACAGAAAGCTCAAAAACAAGCGTGGAAATGA
- the LOC105285252 gene encoding ER membrane protein complex subunit 1 isoform X2 → MASFAWTFRGNVNRFLIDAQILQCLLVLAGLFFNLSQCLYEDQVGKFDWRQNYVGKIKFASFDTVSTAKKIIVATEENVIAALNLKSGQILWRRVLEKGYGGRIRTLGGVADGDLISVSGGVPAIVRAWDLATGHILNEWPIAEQNTDRYESPFISFSTLGLYSSDRIKDVKWHIKDGTLHHILPIYNSGVEVTSYDSKTGEKLKTRRVSAPFISQETECVLAAPYLACLKGDSSLAVVFLVHLFDTNAQPQSVTINTIFGAGAQGPFRLESVRGEEPVISINADNDQRKRILIIGELPIPIQRDIAGDTTLYVVSVDNEKVLLETTYKNGKIEITAMNLSSSTPLPELSATLTHASVQSPTIMASVCPRQTKGVTCRHLLSSQDHSVALLQHNKLVWAREEALASIVAVEIIELPMSDRDQAIETEFDQKERDVLSMFLRRITSQINQVRTFFQTILDLVPQQFNQRIDLVRDKFGLHKMIVVVTSAGKLYGIETRKGEIIWQLRLPNIRGFTKLSNTMILYVQRGSRHFPHPPQCALLAEDKESGEGVVYTFNPITGQPLDGLIKLGYRIKQSMLLHVATDDFLRGILILDARDKVHVFPDSATAVAASLGKSTYLFTADQTTGILSGFSLSYSTTQELIAHKVWELLLSPRNQKITQVVAKNPIERVHSQGRVLSDRSVLYKYINPNLVAVVTEGIGHAHKNTLNLYLLDVVSGAMIFSITHKRVHGPIHIVHSENWLVYSYFNEKGRRTEIATLELYEGKIQSNTTVFSSLATTKLPIVERQAFIFPASIEYMQETITEKGITSKHIIVALANGGILELPWMMVDPRRPVNHEMREEGVIPYMPEIPIHMDAIINYNQSVARVMGIHTSPSGLESTCLVFVYGLDLFYTRVAPSKTFDVLKEDFDYYLIVIVLAALLISSYVTKKLASQKAQKQAWK, encoded by the exons ATGGCTTCGTTCGCGTGGACTTTCCGAGGGAACGTCAACCGGTTTCTCATCGACGCGCAGATCCTGCAATGCCTGCTCGTACTGGCGGGCCTGTTTTTTAACCTCTCTCAGTGCCTCTACGAGGATCAAGTCGGCAAATTCGATTG GCGACAGAATTACGTCGGCAAAATCAAGTTCGCCAGTTTCGACACGGTGTCCACGGCGAAGAAGATCATCGTCGCCACCGAGGAGAACGTCATCGCCGCGCTTAATCTCAAGTCAG gTCAAATATTATGGAGGCGAGTGTTGGAGAAAGGTTACGGTGGTCGCATCAGAACTTTAGGAGGTGTCGCGGATGGAGATCTTATTTCTGTCAGCGGAGGTGTCCCGGCCATTGTTCGTGCCTGGGATCTGGCAACTGGGCATATACTTAACGAGTGGCCAATAGCGGAACAAAATACTGATAG ATATGAATCtccatttatatcattttctacATTGGGCTTATATTCATCTGACAg GATAAAAGATGTAAAATGGCATATCAAAGATGGAACATTGCATCATATACTACCCATTTACAATAGTGGCGTTGAAGTAACATCTTACGACAGTAAGACTGGAGAGAAACTGAAGACTCGGAGGGTTTCTGCACCATTCATAAGTCAAGAAACAGA GTGTGTCTTGGCAGCTCCGTACTTGGCATGTTTGAAGGGAGACAGTTCTTTAGCTGTAGTGTTCTTAGTACATTTATTCGATACTAATGCACAGCCGCAGTCAGTTACGATAAACACGATATTCGGGGCTGGCGCGCAAGGGCCATTTAGACTAGAATCTGTGCGTGGAGAAGAACCTGTAATTTCCATTAACGCCGATAATGATCAGAGAAAGCGGATCTTAATTATCGGAGAACTTCCGATTCCTATACAACGAGACATCGCTGGCGATACAACGCTTTATGTTGTTTCCGTTGATAACGAGAAAGTACTTTTGGAAACAACGTATAAGAACGGA AAGATAGAAATAACAGCTATGAACCTATCATCATCCACACCTTTACCTGAATTATCGGCTACTCTGACTCACGCTTCTGTACAATCGCCGACTATAATGGCATCGGTTTGCCCTCGTCAAACGAAAGGGGTAACATGCCGTCACTTATTATCCTCGCAAGATCACAGCGTCGCGTTATTGCAACATAATAAACTGGTATGGGCGAGGGAGGAAGCACTCGCTAGTATTGTGGCTGTTGAAATCATAGAATTGCCCATGTCCGACAGAGATCAAGCTATCGAAACGGAATTTGATCAAAAAGAGA gGGATGTGCTGAGCATGTTTCTTCGGAGGATCACGTCGCAGATCAATCAAGTCCGAACGTTCTTTCAAACGATACTAGACTTAGTGCCTCAACAATTCAATCAACGTATCGATCTAGTCCGAGATAAATTTGGTTTGCACAAGATGATCGTAGTCGTTACATCCGCTGGAAAG tTGTACGGCATAGAAACCAGGAAAGGTGAAATTATTTGGCAGCTCAGACTACCTAACATTCGCGGTTTCACGAAACTATCTAACACAATGATCTTGTACGTACAAAGAGGTAGCAGGCATTTTCCGCACCCACCGCAGTGTGCATTGTTAGCAGAAGACAAG GAAAGTGGAGAAGGTGTCGTATATACTTTTAATCCGATTACTGGACAGCCGTTGGACGGACTGATAAAGCTTGGGTACAGGATAAAGCAGTCTATGCTACTCCACGTAGCGACTGACGATTTCCTACGCGGTATTCTCATTCTTGACGCACGGGATAAGGTGCACGTTTTTCCCGACAGCGCCACCGCAGTCGCAGCTTCGCTCGGGAAAAGTACATATCTTTTTACTGCGGATCAAACGACAGGAATATTGTCCGGCTTCTCTCTTTCGTACAGCACGACACAG GAACTGATCGCCCACAAAGTATGGGAGTTGTTACTCTCGCCAAGAAACCAGAAAATAACGCAAGTCGTAGCGAAGAATCCGATAGAACGCGTGCATTCTCAGGGGAGAGTCCTGAGCGATAGATCGGTGCTGTACAAGTACATCAATCCTAATTTGGTGGCAGTAGTGACCGAAGGTATTGGACATGCCCATAAAA ATACGCTTAATTTGTATCTACTGGACGTAGTATCCGGAGCTATGATTTTCTCGATCACGCACAAAAGGGTACACGGTCCAATTCACATTGTACATTCGGAAAATTGGTTGGTGTACAGTTATTTCAACGAGAAAGGACGTAGAACGGAGATTGCTACGTTAGAGCTCTACGAAGGGAAGATACAGAGTAATACCACAG TGTTCTCCTCCTTAGCGACAACGAAATTGCCAATTGTAGAGAGACAAGCCTTCATTTTCCCGGCATCTATTGAATATATGCAAGAAACAATCACTGAAAAGGGCATCACTAGTAAACATATAATCG TCGCTTTAGCTAATGGTGGAATACTAGAGTTGCCGTGGATGATGGTGGATCCACGAAGGCCTGTTAATCATGAAATGCGAGAGGAAGGAGTGATACCATACATGCCCGAAATTCCAATCCATATGGatgctattattaattataatcaaaGCGTTGCTAGGGTTATGGGTATTCATACTAGTCCCAGTGGCCTTGAAAGTACTTGTTTAGTCTTCGTATATGGTCTTG ATCTGTTTTACACGAGAGTGGCACCATCCAAAACGTTTGATGTATTAAAAGAAGATTTTGATTATTACCTTATTGTGATAGTGCTTGCGGCGCTGTTGATCTCATCGTACGTCACCAAAAAATTAGCATCACAGAAAGCTCAAAAACAAGCGTGGAAATGA
- the LOC105285252 gene encoding ER membrane protein complex subunit 1 isoform X3, whose product MASFAWTFRGNVNRFLIDAQILQCLLVLAGLFFNLSQCLYEDQVGKFDWRQNYVGKIKFASFDTVSTAKKIIVATEENVIAALNLKSGQILWRRVLEKGYGGRIRTLGGVADGDLISVSGGVPAIVRAWDLATGHILNEWPIAEQNTDRIKDVKWHIKDGTLHHILPIYNSGVEVTSYDSKTGEKLKTRRVSAPFISQETECVLAAPYLACLKGDSSLAVVFLVHLFDTNAQPQSVTINTIFGAGAQGPFRLESVRGEEPVISINADNDQRKRILIIGELPIPIQRDIAGDTTLYVVSVDNEKVLLETTYKNGKIEITAMNLSSSTPLPELSATLTHASVQSPTIMASVCPRQTKGVTCRHLLSSQDHSVALLQHNKLVWAREEALASIVAVEIIELPMSDRDQAIETEFDQKESIDVDSSWDVLSMFLRRITSQINQVRTFFQTILDLVPQQFNQRIDLVRDKFGLHKMIVVVTSAGKLYGIETRKGEIIWQLRLPNIRGFTKLSNTMILYVQRGSRHFPHPPQCALLAEDKESGEGVVYTFNPITGQPLDGLIKLGYRIKQSMLLHVATDDFLRGILILDARDKVHVFPDSATAVAASLGKSTYLFTADQTTGILSGFSLSYSTTQELIAHKVWELLLSPRNQKITQVVAKNPIERVHSQGRVLSDRSVLYKYINPNLVAVVTEGIGHAHKNTLNLYLLDVVSGAMIFSITHKRVHGPIHIVHSENWLVYSYFNEKGRRTEIATLELYEGKIQSNTTVFSSLATTKLPIVERQAFIFPASIEYMQETITEKGITSKHIIVALANGGILELPWMMVDPRRPVNHEMREEGVIPYMPEIPIHMDAIINYNQSVARVMGIHTSPSGLESTCLVFVYGLDLFYTRVAPSKTFDVLKEDFDYYLIVIVLAALLISSYVTKKLASQKAQKQAWK is encoded by the exons ATGGCTTCGTTCGCGTGGACTTTCCGAGGGAACGTCAACCGGTTTCTCATCGACGCGCAGATCCTGCAATGCCTGCTCGTACTGGCGGGCCTGTTTTTTAACCTCTCTCAGTGCCTCTACGAGGATCAAGTCGGCAAATTCGATTG GCGACAGAATTACGTCGGCAAAATCAAGTTCGCCAGTTTCGACACGGTGTCCACGGCGAAGAAGATCATCGTCGCCACCGAGGAGAACGTCATCGCCGCGCTTAATCTCAAGTCAG gTCAAATATTATGGAGGCGAGTGTTGGAGAAAGGTTACGGTGGTCGCATCAGAACTTTAGGAGGTGTCGCGGATGGAGATCTTATTTCTGTCAGCGGAGGTGTCCCGGCCATTGTTCGTGCCTGGGATCTGGCAACTGGGCATATACTTAACGAGTGGCCAATAGCGGAACAAAATACTGATAG GATAAAAGATGTAAAATGGCATATCAAAGATGGAACATTGCATCATATACTACCCATTTACAATAGTGGCGTTGAAGTAACATCTTACGACAGTAAGACTGGAGAGAAACTGAAGACTCGGAGGGTTTCTGCACCATTCATAAGTCAAGAAACAGA GTGTGTCTTGGCAGCTCCGTACTTGGCATGTTTGAAGGGAGACAGTTCTTTAGCTGTAGTGTTCTTAGTACATTTATTCGATACTAATGCACAGCCGCAGTCAGTTACGATAAACACGATATTCGGGGCTGGCGCGCAAGGGCCATTTAGACTAGAATCTGTGCGTGGAGAAGAACCTGTAATTTCCATTAACGCCGATAATGATCAGAGAAAGCGGATCTTAATTATCGGAGAACTTCCGATTCCTATACAACGAGACATCGCTGGCGATACAACGCTTTATGTTGTTTCCGTTGATAACGAGAAAGTACTTTTGGAAACAACGTATAAGAACGGA AAGATAGAAATAACAGCTATGAACCTATCATCATCCACACCTTTACCTGAATTATCGGCTACTCTGACTCACGCTTCTGTACAATCGCCGACTATAATGGCATCGGTTTGCCCTCGTCAAACGAAAGGGGTAACATGCCGTCACTTATTATCCTCGCAAGATCACAGCGTCGCGTTATTGCAACATAATAAACTGGTATGGGCGAGGGAGGAAGCACTCGCTAGTATTGTGGCTGTTGAAATCATAGAATTGCCCATGTCCGACAGAGATCAAGCTATCGAAACGGAATTTGATCAAAAAGAGA GTATTGATGTAGACAGTTCAT gGGATGTGCTGAGCATGTTTCTTCGGAGGATCACGTCGCAGATCAATCAAGTCCGAACGTTCTTTCAAACGATACTAGACTTAGTGCCTCAACAATTCAATCAACGTATCGATCTAGTCCGAGATAAATTTGGTTTGCACAAGATGATCGTAGTCGTTACATCCGCTGGAAAG tTGTACGGCATAGAAACCAGGAAAGGTGAAATTATTTGGCAGCTCAGACTACCTAACATTCGCGGTTTCACGAAACTATCTAACACAATGATCTTGTACGTACAAAGAGGTAGCAGGCATTTTCCGCACCCACCGCAGTGTGCATTGTTAGCAGAAGACAAG GAAAGTGGAGAAGGTGTCGTATATACTTTTAATCCGATTACTGGACAGCCGTTGGACGGACTGATAAAGCTTGGGTACAGGATAAAGCAGTCTATGCTACTCCACGTAGCGACTGACGATTTCCTACGCGGTATTCTCATTCTTGACGCACGGGATAAGGTGCACGTTTTTCCCGACAGCGCCACCGCAGTCGCAGCTTCGCTCGGGAAAAGTACATATCTTTTTACTGCGGATCAAACGACAGGAATATTGTCCGGCTTCTCTCTTTCGTACAGCACGACACAG GAACTGATCGCCCACAAAGTATGGGAGTTGTTACTCTCGCCAAGAAACCAGAAAATAACGCAAGTCGTAGCGAAGAATCCGATAGAACGCGTGCATTCTCAGGGGAGAGTCCTGAGCGATAGATCGGTGCTGTACAAGTACATCAATCCTAATTTGGTGGCAGTAGTGACCGAAGGTATTGGACATGCCCATAAAA ATACGCTTAATTTGTATCTACTGGACGTAGTATCCGGAGCTATGATTTTCTCGATCACGCACAAAAGGGTACACGGTCCAATTCACATTGTACATTCGGAAAATTGGTTGGTGTACAGTTATTTCAACGAGAAAGGACGTAGAACGGAGATTGCTACGTTAGAGCTCTACGAAGGGAAGATACAGAGTAATACCACAG TGTTCTCCTCCTTAGCGACAACGAAATTGCCAATTGTAGAGAGACAAGCCTTCATTTTCCCGGCATCTATTGAATATATGCAAGAAACAATCACTGAAAAGGGCATCACTAGTAAACATATAATCG TCGCTTTAGCTAATGGTGGAATACTAGAGTTGCCGTGGATGATGGTGGATCCACGAAGGCCTGTTAATCATGAAATGCGAGAGGAAGGAGTGATACCATACATGCCCGAAATTCCAATCCATATGGatgctattattaattataatcaaaGCGTTGCTAGGGTTATGGGTATTCATACTAGTCCCAGTGGCCTTGAAAGTACTTGTTTAGTCTTCGTATATGGTCTTG ATCTGTTTTACACGAGAGTGGCACCATCCAAAACGTTTGATGTATTAAAAGAAGATTTTGATTATTACCTTATTGTGATAGTGCTTGCGGCGCTGTTGATCTCATCGTACGTCACCAAAAAATTAGCATCACAGAAAGCTCAAAAACAAGCGTGGAAATGA